The DNA sequence TGAAGGAAAATAACCCCCTAAGACACACAAGCTGCTCTTAACCTCAAGGAATGACTGACATGCCGCCAACTGTGAATGGGATGCCGGGGCTGTGACCACCAGTGGTACAGAACAGCAGGCACCAGACAGCTGACACAAAACCAACTATCTTTTTGGCTTTACCTCTGCTGCTTCTcggttttgttttaaaacaagtcCTTTCTTAAACCAAAGGGATCTTTCCTTGCTTGCTTCCCCCACGTGTAGGTCTCCCTCACCTATAGTCCCTCagtctttctcctcttttcattGACTCTGGGGGAGTTAACTTTAATTAACTTTTCATTAACCAATACGGGGCATCAAGTCCATCCCCAGgccagcacttggccttgacCCAGGAGGATGATTCGGGAGATGACAGCGACGAAGAGCTGTCAGAAGAGCAAGACACAGCTACCTACACCATCTGGGTGTACCCCAGGCTCTCAAGCCTCTGCCAGGACCCACAGTTTCTGCAGCGattttttcagcagtttgttCCTACTGAGTTTGTGCATTAGTTGGTGCTCACTCAGCACGTGTTCAGTTTGTGCACATTCGGTTTCTGCATATCCAGGTTGTGCAGCAGACTGTTGCACATTTAGTTTGAGCAACAGGGTTGGGTTGTGCAGCACAATTGTGCATATTCAGTTTGTGTGGCAGGTTCTTGCAACATTTTTGTGCAGCACGTTTGGGCACATTCAGTTTGTGCAGCAGCTTTGTGCACATCCAGTTAGAGTAACATACCCACTTCGAGTAACATCTGGGGGGACATTGGAAGGTTCCCCAGACACCAGCACTGCCTCCCCCCGCCAAAGGCATCAGGAGGGGACCCAGCCATGGTGGGTGTTGAGCTTATTGCATATTTGAAGTTGCCTGGGGCCAGGAATAGATGCCGCAGTGATGTCTGAACCTGCCTTCAACAGGAAGCTCTCCTGCATAGGGGAATTCTCAAACCAGTTTGGCTGGGCTTAGtttttatatctatatctatatctatatctacatctatatatatctctctgtctctccagGGTTGGTTTCCCCAGACATCGGGGCACTGGGCCACGCAAAGCACCATGTAGGGTTTTGCTGCAGCAAAACAGCTGTGGTGTTTGTGCAAGCACCCTTCACCGCCCTCCTAAGCTGCTAAGGTGATGGAAACCAtgtggagaaggggaaaaaaaatcccaacctgCCTTGTACTTTATGTGATAAACCTTATGCAGGAGCAGTGGGAGACTCTCCCCTGCGCAGGCAGAGCTGTTTCTCAGCCATGGGCCAGTCCTCTCGCACAGCCCTGCCTTGAGCTGGAAGGCTGCTCCGGCAAATTATTAAACCCCCATTCTTTGTTGCTGTCGTGGGCTCCTTCACCTGCCCTCACAGCCCCGCAAAGGCCCCACGGGGCCAGGGACTATGTCGATGCCATTCCCCCAGCGCCCTTTTTGACCTggcatttggggttttatttttgcaccGTGGCAAATAGAGCTGGTACAGGAGGGGCAGCCGGAggcatctgggtttttttttttcctgcatgttaAGTTTGGCTGCTctaggaaggaaaggagaggagaggaggagaggagaaggaggagaggagaaagaagaggagcaggagaggaggagtagagggggagaggaggaggagaggagaaagaagaggagcaggagaggaggaagaagaggaggaggagaggaggaagaagaggagcaggagaggaggaagaagaggaggaggagaggaggaagaagaggaggaggaagaggaggaggaagaagaggaggaagaagaagaggaggaggagaggagccggggcgggccgggggtTCCCCTCGTTGCTGTGCCAAGGTCACCCCGCTGAGCGACAGCGGCAAAAGCCGGCCGGAGGGGCGGGGCTGCCGGAGGGGCGGCTCCCCTAGCCCcacccctccccggccccgccccgccccgccccgccccggcggcgggagcgTCCCGGTGCCTCGTGGCGGAGCTGCCTCCGCTCCGGCCCCGCAGATGTTGCCcgtccttctcctcttcctcctcctcctcctcctcctcgccggCCCCGGCAGCTCGGCAGCCGGCCTGGGGATCACAGGCAAGTCTCtaccggcgggggggggggatattcGCCCCCGCCCCAGCGCTCTCGGGACCGCATcccgggtgggtgggtgggggggacacggacacacgCTCCAAGGGTGCCCGTGGACCTCGCGCCGGGcgttttggggtgttttgctGGCTTGTGAAGAGTTGCGAGTTGCAGCAGGGCGAGCCGGGCtgcgcctcgcctcgcctccccCCCCGGGCTTTGGGGCTGCAGGGAATTCTTCCTGGCTCCTGTtggaagaagcaaaagcaaatccCAGACTTGGGCACTCCTTAACCCCCTCTTTTCCCCGGACAAAAGCTTTTCCAGGAAGATCGGGAAGGGGCTTGCAGGCTTTCCCGTTTCTCAGAGCAATTTCTTGGCAGTGATCCGACGGGAAAGCGCCTGTGCGCGGTGAGGGCTCCTTGAGCTCCGTCACCCCTGGGTTTTTGGTCACCCCTGGGTCTGTGGTCACCCCTGGGTAtgagctgctggagctgtgcaGATACACCAGCTGACCATAAAGGCCAAGAACTGCGTTTTTCAGGCGAGAGATACAAAGGGAACTTGTACGCAACCGTCGGGACCTTCTGCTTTTCCATGTGGCTGCTTAAAGCCACAAATAATCGAGTCCCCAGCGCTGCTGTTTGCAGAGGGGCTGAGCCAGGGAGGGTTTCTGTGGCCACCTCCCAGGTGGATGAAGTTGAATCTCAGTAGCCGTTGAGTAacatctcatttctttttcagcccGCACGCTTTCTCCATGCTACTCGGCTGACCTCAGGCCAGCGTCGGAGAGACTTGTCTCGGCCGTGGGCTGCACTGTGCTTTTGACGATACCGCCGCTGAAGGCCAGCAAAGTTGTCTTGTGGGAATATAAAAGTGGCCCAGAAGAAGGAGTCATCGTCAACTATGCTTTCGATAGACCCGCAAACACTTCTCTCCCCTACGAGAATCGCACGAGGTTCAATGAAACAGACTTCTCGCTGCAGATcgtgctgcagcagggagacGACCGGCTGTACCGGTTCAGGTCCGAGTCGGAGGCCACGGCCTGGTTCCAGCTGCGCGTTGTGGGTGAGTGGTGAGGTAGCAAACCCTCCGCCACAGCCGGAGAGCTTGAACCGCTGCGGAGGAGGGTGCTCTGGTTCTGGCACCCGGGGAGCCATGGGTTTGAATGCTGACGGTTGCTCTGTCTCTCCCAGAACCACTGTCCGAGCCAGAAATCGTGGGCAACTCGTCAGTGAAGGCAGGAGGCAACACCAAACTGGTTTGCAACGTCCTGGAAGGGAAGGCAGACTTGTACTGGTGGAAGAAAAatggggagctgctgctgggaagtgACCACATCCAGTTTGTTGACAACACCACCCTGTGCATCGTTAAAGCATCGATGAACGACAGCGGCTACTACGCTTGCGTGGTCCGCAACGAAGTCAGCCAGAATGAAACCTCCTTCCTGCTCCACGTTCAGAGTAAGTGGGGATTTCTTCCTGATgcctgggaaaagaaacaagggaAATAGCCCCAAAACCCACATCCTCTCGCCCAGTGCCTCCATGTCCCTGTGCTGAGCGTAACTGCCCAGCAGCAGGTTCTTTGCTTAGAGGGTGTGTGTAGGGGGTTAAATTCAGTCTGGCTGCAGAGACTGTGGATCCTCTCCTTTGCAGACGCTGCGAATGTGGTGTTGCCCGTGATCCTGGTGTGTGTTATTGTCGGCTCGCTCGCAGGTGAGTGCTGGGGCTGACCCTTTACCCTGGCGTTTTGGCTGGCTGCTGCATGGCTGGTGGGCTCTATGGTGCGGGCTGCGAGTGAGAAGGGATGGGGTGAGAGGGTCCGTGCTGGCTGATGCGGCACGTCCTTGCTGGGACCTGGCTTTCCTCACCCAGGCGTCCCATGGGTAAGGGCTGGGGCTTTGTCACTGCCATTGTTTGAAGCAGGGCGTCCCCAATCTGACGAGGTAATGTTGTCTTCCGTTGCCTTCCCttgcctccctgctcccagacATGGGAGGGTTGTCATGAAAATGTCTCCTGCATGTCCAGAGCAGGCATGCGATTATACTTTACTTTCCTTATCTGGGCCAAACCTCCCCGTCCCGAAGTCCCATGGGCACTGGGGGAAGTTGCACGTCCCTTCTAGGATGAGAGCACTGAGCCCCCGCTACCATGGTCTGCTGCAGTTTTCTGCCCGCAGAAGGGAAACGTGCTTCCTTACTCAGTGgtcttgcttttcctccttttttggaGCTGAAGAGCATTTTTTCCGGTCCGTCCCCAGTCCCTGGCAAAGTGGGGATTTTAATTCTCAGATTGCCAACTGCAAacttggagggggaaaaaaaaaaaggaaacgcCCAAGTCCAGACCTGAGAAGAGGATCTGGCAGCTTAAAATAGAAGTAGGAGGTTCTCCCTAGGTGATTTATATGTATGTTTTGCTATTGCACaaagttttcaggtttttcctgtgaaaagccTCCAGGCACTGGGTAGGTGCTGGAAAAGCTCATCCTGCTCTCGTCATCCCCGTGACGCTCCCCTTGTACCCACTCACACGTGGCCAGAGCTGGTGGCCGGCTCTGCTCCCCGGCCATCGGCTGGGCTGGGGCGATGGGTACCTGTGGGGCAGCGTGGAGATGGGCAGGGGGGTGGTTTACCTCCAGACCCCAAACAGGGAGACAACCCTGCTTTGGGGGGCTCTTCAGTGCCCCCTCCTCATTCCCGGCTCAAGGTTTCCTGGCTGAGCGTTGCTGTGCTTTGTCTGAGCACCATCTCTAGGGCAATTAATGGAGATGATGACTGGTTTGTCCCCAGGTGTCTTCGTCTGGTGCAGAAGGGACCGCCCGTGTCGCAACGGCTGTAGGTAAGATGCCTTTAGCCCCTCTCTCGGGGGTGGCCCTGCTCCTCCAGTTGTAGTTACAAGTCAAAATTTATTATTGGCTGGAACCGAGTAAGCCAGACAAGTGGGAGAGTTTGGGGTCCTTTGCCAACCTCTCCTTGCTCATGTAAGAGGCAGCCTGCTCTTGCCACTCCAGGGCCTCAGAGGATTTGCTGTTCCCCCTGTTTAGTCCCCACTGGCATTTGCTCTGGAAATATCCTTGATTCCCCCACCCAGAGCCTGATAGTGCTGGTTATCTCTGGCAAAGCAGGTGctgggcacccctgggcagTGGGGAGGACAGGATCACCGGCAGCAGGGAACGTCAGAGTTCCTCCTGGCCCGTCATCCATTTGCTCCATCACCTGTTCTTGCTC is a window from the Buteo buteo chromosome 22, bButBut1.hap1.1, whole genome shotgun sequence genome containing:
- the LOC142043250 gene encoding transmembrane and immunoglobulin domain-containing protein 1-like; translated protein: MLPVLLLFLLLLLLLAGPGSSAAGLGITARTLSPCYSADLRPASERLVSAVGCTVLLTIPPLKASKVVLWEYKSGPEEGVIVNYAFDRPANTSLPYENRTRFNETDFSLQIVLQQGDDRLYRFRSESEATAWFQLRVVEPLSEPEIVGNSSVKAGGNTKLVCNVLEGKADLYWWKKNGELLLGSDHIQFVDNTTLCIVKASMNDSGYYACVVRNEVSQNETSFLLHVQNAANVVLPVILVCVIVGSLAGVFVWCRRDRPCRNGCRWRS